One Lentibacillus cibarius DNA window includes the following coding sequences:
- a CDS encoding molybdenum cofactor guanylyltransferase gives MQISGIILAGGQSSRMGTNKSLLGINGKPAIAHINDELSHFCHYRAVISNDPAPYAFLGTDIYCDRYKHKGPLAGIEAGLYHSSNDICAFAACDTPLINRKVYRLLLDAMDSYDHDAVIPVYNEKMHPLSGIYQKRVLPEVENLLEKDQRKVRTLFEHINVRYVSNYEGIDDYLLLKHFFNMNYPHQYEKAKHL, from the coding sequence ATGCAAATCAGTGGAATAATTCTTGCAGGCGGGCAATCATCACGGATGGGGACAAATAAATCATTATTGGGAATTAATGGCAAGCCTGCCATCGCTCATATTAATGATGAACTAAGTCACTTCTGCCATTACAGGGCTGTCATTTCGAATGACCCAGCGCCTTACGCTTTTTTGGGGACAGATATCTATTGTGACAGGTACAAACATAAAGGCCCATTGGCAGGTATCGAAGCGGGTTTATATCATTCCAGCAACGATATATGTGCATTTGCTGCGTGCGATACGCCACTTATTAACAGGAAAGTCTACCGCTTGCTTCTAGATGCCATGGACAGCTATGATCATGACGCGGTAATCCCGGTATATAATGAGAAAATGCACCCTCTTTCAGGCATATACCAAAAACGAGTCTTGCCTGAAGTTGAAAACCTATTAGAAAAAGATCAACGAAAAGTGCGAACATTGTTTGAACATATAAATGTGCGATATGTATCAAACTATGAAGGTATCGATGATTATTTATTATTGAAACATTTTTTTAACATGAACTATCCACACCAATATGAAAAAGCAAAGCATTTATAA
- a CDS encoding HD domain-containing protein: MDNDSQLVAIRNYIYNIFSDDASGHDFFHMKRVARMAKKIASNEQANPFICETAAWVHDIGDPKLFTDSTLAIKEMEVFLHKISCTHCQVDRVIRAIDDIAFHKGRIPETLEGKIVQDADRLDAIGAVGIARTFAYGGSNGQLLWHDDDARQRNTSIQHFYDKLLTLKDTMNTETAKEIAVHRHQFMEMYLQQFLQEWQ, encoded by the coding sequence ATGGACAATGACAGTCAACTAGTGGCGATACGCAACTATATTTACAACATATTCAGCGACGATGCAAGCGGGCATGACTTTTTCCATATGAAGCGAGTCGCCCGGATGGCGAAGAAAATTGCGAGCAACGAACAAGCCAATCCATTTATATGTGAAACTGCTGCTTGGGTACATGATATTGGTGATCCAAAGTTATTTACAGACAGTACCCTGGCAATCAAGGAAATGGAAGTGTTCCTGCATAAGATCAGCTGTACACATTGTCAGGTTGACCGTGTTATAAGGGCAATAGATGATATAGCTTTTCATAAAGGACGCATTCCAGAGACACTGGAAGGGAAAATCGTTCAGGATGCTGACCGGCTGGATGCGATTGGAGCAGTAGGTATTGCTCGAACGTTCGCTTATGGCGGGTCGAATGGACAATTGCTTTGGCACGACGATGATGCCAGACAGAGGAACACATCGATACAACATTTTTATGATAAATTATTAACACTGAAAGATACGATGAATACAGAAACTGCAAAAGAAATTGCTGTACACCGGCATCAGTTTATGGAGATGTATTTACAACAGTTTTTGCAGGAGTGGCAATAG
- a CDS encoding NlpC/P60 family protein: MLNGTIQYVVKQTIIYSYVLSQPFAVYVDAYPALQDEQLFKAEQLVSGQHGEAVRTMQHKWNHLSYFDEAIDGEYRILTEHALKKFQKDYQITITSKTNLKTLQTIVDKENKRYKEQLKDMSDTIHPEMNHSDVTIVQRALKHLDYYEGEVDGIYGIRTQKALEAAEEKLGMQLVDDNALEKLHEQKQATYSRQVAQKSASEADQEMKKIKVSSTSHSGAVESAYAQIGTPYDWGGESPSGFDCSGFIQYIFQMENIKLPRTVSETWNSTVPVGKPSVGDLVFFETYKPGPSHMGIYVGDEKFIHAGESRGVEISKLEDSYWKQRYLGARSVQ; this comes from the coding sequence ATGCTGAATGGTACAATCCAATATGTGGTTAAACAAACCATTATATATAGCTATGTGCTAAGTCAGCCGTTTGCAGTATACGTTGATGCATATCCTGCACTCCAAGATGAACAGTTGTTCAAAGCTGAACAACTAGTGTCCGGACAACACGGTGAGGCTGTTCGGACTATGCAGCATAAATGGAACCATTTGTCCTATTTCGATGAAGCGATTGATGGAGAATATCGTATACTTACCGAACATGCACTAAAAAAATTCCAAAAGGATTACCAGATTACGATTACTAGCAAAACCAATCTAAAAACTTTGCAAACAATTGTTGATAAAGAGAACAAACGATATAAGGAACAATTAAAAGATATGTCTGATACCATTCATCCGGAAATGAACCATAGTGATGTCACAATTGTCCAGCGCGCACTAAAGCATCTTGATTACTATGAAGGTGAAGTTGACGGTATCTATGGAATACGCACACAAAAAGCCCTGGAGGCAGCAGAAGAAAAACTTGGTATGCAGCTGGTCGATGATAATGCCTTGGAAAAACTGCACGAACAAAAACAGGCAACGTATAGCCGTCAGGTTGCCCAAAAGTCAGCATCTGAAGCGGATCAGGAAATGAAGAAAATAAAGGTTAGCAGTACATCCCATTCCGGTGCTGTTGAATCTGCATACGCACAAATAGGAACACCTTATGACTGGGGTGGAGAGTCACCATCAGGTTTTGATTGTAGTGGTTTTATTCAATACATTTTTCAAATGGAAAACATCAAGCTTCCTCGGACGGTCAGTGAAACGTGGAACTCCACCGTTCCCGTCGGCAAACCCTCCGTCGGGGATCTTGTGTTTTTTGAAACATATAAACCAGGCCCGTCCCACATGGGGATATATGTTGGCGATGAAAAATTCATTCATGCTGGAGAATCACGGGGTGTTGAAATCAGCAAGCTAGAAGATTCTTATTGGAAACAGCGCTATTTAGGGGCTAGAAGTGTACAATAA
- a CDS encoding thymidylate synthase — MLIGERGYLDLCKYILENGIKKADRTNTGTYSVFGQQMRFDLSEGFPLLTTKKVPFRLVASELLWFIKGDTNIRYLLQHNNNIWNEWAFKKWVESDAYDGPDMTNFGKRSQQDAAFRETYQKQMNRFKERILHDQSFAEKYGDLGDVYGKQWRAWKTSRDETIDQLKETVDSIRNNPDSRRHIVTAWNPEDIPNMALAPCHTLFQFYVAEGKLSCQLYQRSADMFLGVPFNIASYALLTHLIAHECGFQAGEFVHTLGDAHIYTNHVEQVKTQLGRDIRALPSLEINKDKDSVFDFDMSDFELKGYHPHPAIKAPIAV; from the coding sequence ATGTTAATCGGTGAACGTGGTTATCTAGATTTATGTAAATACATACTTGAAAACGGAATAAAAAAAGCAGACAGGACGAACACAGGAACATATTCTGTTTTCGGTCAACAGATGCGGTTTGATCTGAGCGAAGGATTTCCGCTTTTGACGACGAAAAAAGTACCGTTTCGTTTGGTTGCAAGTGAACTTCTCTGGTTTATTAAAGGGGATACAAACATCCGCTATTTACTGCAGCATAACAATAATATCTGGAACGAATGGGCATTTAAAAAATGGGTGGAAAGCGACGCGTATGATGGCCCCGATATGACGAATTTCGGTAAACGAAGTCAGCAGGATGCAGCTTTTCGTGAAACGTACCAGAAGCAAATGAACCGCTTTAAGGAGCGCATTCTGCACGATCAGTCATTTGCGGAAAAATATGGAGACTTAGGGGACGTTTACGGAAAACAGTGGCGCGCCTGGAAAACATCCCGCGATGAAACGATTGATCAACTGAAGGAAACAGTCGATTCCATCCGCAACAATCCCGATTCACGCAGACACATTGTAACGGCATGGAATCCCGAAGACATACCGAATATGGCACTTGCACCATGTCATACGTTGTTTCAATTTTATGTAGCGGAAGGAAAACTTTCATGTCAATTGTACCAGCGTAGTGCTGATATGTTTTTGGGTGTACCTTTTAATATAGCAAGCTATGCACTACTGACGCATTTAATTGCACATGAATGCGGCTTTCAGGCTGGCGAATTCGTTCATACGTTAGGAGATGCGCACATTTACACGAACCATGTAGAACAGGTGAAAACACAGCTAGGGCGCGATATACGGGCATTGCCATCACTGGAAATCAACAAGGATAAGGATTCTGTCTTTGATTTTGATATGTCAGATTTTGAACTTAAGGGGTATCACCCGCACCCAGCCATTAAAGCGCCGATAGCGGTATAA
- a CDS encoding dihydrofolate reductase, with protein sequence MISLLVAMDQNQVIGYQNDLPWYLPNDLKFFKQKTTGNTIFMGRKTFEAIGKPLPNRTNVVITRKQTGFPEGIEVVHDIDAVLEWNRRHSDAEIFVIGGADIFRQLLPHADRMYITRIDETFKGDTYFPSFNEEDWQLTSRKRGEQNDKNPYTYYFLQYDRAR encoded by the coding sequence ATGATTTCACTACTGGTGGCCATGGATCAGAATCAGGTAATTGGATACCAAAATGACTTGCCGTGGTATCTACCGAACGACTTAAAATTTTTCAAACAAAAGACGACGGGCAACACTATTTTCATGGGGCGGAAGACGTTTGAGGCAATTGGTAAGCCTTTACCAAATCGTACAAATGTTGTTATCACACGTAAACAAACAGGCTTCCCGGAAGGAATTGAAGTAGTTCATGACATCGATGCAGTTCTTGAATGGAATCGCCGGCATTCAGATGCAGAAATATTCGTCATCGGCGGTGCGGATATCTTTCGGCAGCTTCTTCCCCATGCCGACCGTATGTACATTACACGAATTGATGAAACGTTTAAGGGGGATACATATTTTCCTTCCTTTAATGAAGAAGACTGGCAGCTAACATCAAGGAAGAGGGGAGAACAAAATGATAAAAACCCTTATACCTATTACTTCCTCCAGTATGATCGGGCTCGGTGA